The Saprospiraceae bacterium genomic interval CCAGGTTTCTTTGAAGGGGAATAGTAGGTTTATCGAAGGAAATAAATTGCTTTGATCTAAATGGTGATGATTGGTATCGGATGACAAAATAACTTCTCTGGAGGCGTATTCGTACCTCAAACCAGCGACATATAGAAGTTCGGATAGTTTGCCCCCATATTGTGAGTATAGAGCATTGATATGATTGGTTGATTTTGCGGTTCCCCTAAATTTTGAAATGTCAGACTGGGGGACATTTGGGGTCACCTCATAATCAAACTTTCCGTCCTGATGGTCTGACCTGAACTGATACCCACTCTCCAATTTGCCAGTTCCAATAGATATGCTGTGGTCCAACTTAAATCTGTATCCACTAATTGGATTTGTATAAGGATTAATAACCTGCTGGAATACCATGTTTTTATCAGGCAGATTTATATTTTTATTCAGCGTGTTTCCAACGAGGTTAGCATGCTCGTACATTGCTGAAGCACTTAGCGTAGACTTATCATGGAAGGTATGGACATAGTCTAAACTGCCCACTAAAAATTCACCCTCTTTAGTCTGTAGATTAGAGTTGAAGTAATTCAGTTGTCGTAAAATAGTATTAGTAGTCAGATCCGAGGTAGAATTGGCATATTCAATATCCGCACGCCTTTGCTGGTATTTTTTGCTGGCGAAAATACCCAGATTAAATACATTGTTTTTATTGGAGGAGTAGTTGATGGAGGTCCTTGCACCATAACTGTAACGGTCAAAACTTCTTTCGCCGAGCGATGGAAACCGGGTGATCGTATGGTTGATAAAATTTTTAGTGAATACATCTCCTTCCCTGCGTCCATTGCCGTCATTTCTCAAATAATTTGCACTCAGGGATAGATCCCACTTGTTTTGTTTGAAATTGATAGTAAAGTCTCCTCCAAATCGTGATGGTTTTTCGAGATTATTAAAATCTGTGGTGCTTGGCAGACCACCCTGCAGGTTGGCTATGATGGCGAGCCCATTGTCAACTCCCTGCCTGGTTACTATATTGAGAATGCCTGCCTTTCCATCGGCGTCATATTTAGAAGACGGTGCCGTAATCAACTCAATATTTTCAATGGTATTAGCAGGCAATTGACTTAAGATAGTCTGTGCATCGGTGACCATGGGCTTTCCATTGATCAATATCAGAAATCCGGTGGAGCCCCTGATACTGATTTCACCTGCACTATTTACAGCAACAGAGGGCAGATTTTTCAAGGCATCGATGGCACTACCTCCTTTGGAAGATTCAAATTGATCCGCACTATAGGTTTGTTTATCCAGCTTGTTGGTGCTGTTTATACGATTGCCTGTCACGGTGATTTCTTTTAATAAATCAGTGGATGATTCCATAGTGATATAGGCCAAATCGATCTCTTTATTATTTTTTGAGACCGATAGTTGAATGTATTTGGTTTTAAAACCTAGAAAGACGATTTGACCGATGTAATCCCCGGAGTCTACTTATGCAAGAAGAAAATCACCTTTTGCATTAGTGGTGGTCCCGGCTATGACTGAAGAATCTAAGTTACTTAATAGAGCCACACTGGCATATTCCAAAGGCAGATTATTTGATTTTTCGATCAGTGTCCCTTTAATGATGGTATGTTGAGATTTTAATGAAATAACTGGAAGTGCAGTCAGAATGCAGACAGCATATACTAGTCTAACTACTAATTTATTTCTTGAATTCATAAAAAATAACTCAGCCAGGTTTTTAATTATTCGCTTTATTCACCAGTAAGTTTACGGAGATTATCTGAATAGAAGGTGAGAAAATGGTTTAGTAAAAAGATGTTGAGGCCGTAAAGGTTATGAAAAAATGAAGGATTCTGCGACTGCTCAAATACTTTTAAATAGTTGGCAATAAGTGACTGCTTTTAGCTCCTGCATGATGGATGATGTCGATTAGTTTGACGGTCCGACTGTAGGCGTTGGGTGTGAGAGCAACTATCGCTGATAAGTATTTTGGGTTTAAGGTATATAGGACTTTTGTTTATGATCCTTTCGGAAAGAAGTATCATTAAATTATCAGCGAGAACTTAATTTGTTTTAACATAGTTGTATCAAAATCGAACACTATGCACTTTATAGTATTAAAATATATATGTGTTAATATCACATAATTAAATACTTATAACTAGGTGTAACCTTTCTCTGCAACCCATAGTATTATAAAGGAGTCTTTAAGGTCTGCCTATTAAAAAACAAATGCTATGCTCAAAAATTTCTTTCGAACTGCCTGGAGAAATCTACTCGCCAATAAAACCTTTTCACTCATCAATATACTAGGACTTGCCCTCGGTCTGGCCTGCAGCCTGGTGATTTTGCTATGGCTCCAGGATGAGCTGGACAAAGATCGTTTCCACCTATACGATAGCAGACTGTATCGGGTCATGGAAAACCAAAACTATTCCGGTGAGATCTCTACTTTCGAATCCACTCCCGGCCTGCTCGCAGAAAATATCGTCAAGGACATACCTGAGATCCAGATGGCCAGTCAATTTTTGTGGGAAGAAGAACCCTTATTTACCGTAGGGAATAAATTGGATAAAGAGAAAGGTAGATATGCTCAAAAGGATTTTCTCAAAATGTTTTCGTTCAAATTGATCAAAGGTGATCCTGCGTCTGCTTTGGATAGACCGGATGGCATCGTCCTGTCACAAAAGCTTGCGGATAAATATTTTCTGGGAGAAGAGCCCATAGGCAAATCTATCAGGATAGACAATAAAGACAATGTAACTGTCACCGGTGTATTGGCTGAAATACCTGAAGCGTCCTCTATGAAATTCGATTTTATCATGTCCTGGGAGCAATGGCTTAAAGACAATGATTGGGCCAAGGAGTGGGGCAATAATGGTCCTCGATGTTTTGTGTTGTTGAATGAACAAGCGGATATCACTAAAGTCAACGCCAAGATCGAAGACTATATCCAGACAAAAAACAAGGATACCAATGTCAAATTATTTTTGCAAAACTTTGGTCAGTCCTACCTCTATGGCCAGTGGAAAGCAGGGGTGCAGGATGGTGGTCGAATAGAGTATGTAAGGATATTTTCCATTGTAGCCATTATTATTTTATTAATCGCCTGTATTAATTTTATGAACCTGGCTACAGCAAGATCGCTCAAGCGCGCGCGTGAGGTCGGTGTACGCAAGGTCGTCGGTGCAAGGAAATATCAATTGGTCCTGCAATTTTTTAGCGAATCGGTACTGGTGAGTTTTATTGCATTATTGTGTGCCCTTGCAATGGTATATTTCTTTTTGCCTTCTTTCAATACGGTCACCGGCAAGTTGCTCAAAATACCTTTTACTGATCCTGCATTTTTGATTACCGTGTTTGGCCTTACTCTGGGTACCGGTGTTTTTGCAGGGAGCTATCCGGCATTTTTTATGTCGGCCTTGCGACCGATCACGGTGTTAAAAGGGTGGCTTCGTTTTAATCCGTCAGCGACCTTATTGAGAAGAGGTCTCGTAGTGTTTCAGTTTGCCCTGTCCATTTTTCTCATCATGGGTATGATCGTGATCTATCGACAAATCGCCTATATCAACAATAAAAGCCTGGGCTTTGACAAAGAAAATCTGATCATGGTGCCGATTGAGGGGGATTTGCAAAAAAATTATGAAGTATTCAAACAGGAACTTTCCAGGGAGGCAGGCATCAAACAAATAACTAGTGCAAGCAATAGTCCGCTACAAGTAGGTAGTTCTACCGGAGGAGTGAGATGGCCGGGTAAAGACACGACCAAATCCATATTGTTCAGCAACAGTAATATTACCTATGATTATATCAAGACGATGGGGATCGAATTAGTCAATGGCCGTGATTTTGATCATTCGTTCAGCACCGACACCGTCAATTACCTGATCAATGAGTCGGCTGCCAAAAAAATTGGGTACACCGATCCTGTGGGCAAAGAACTCACCATGTGGGGAGACAAAGGCCAGATCATCGGGTTGATGAAGGACTTTCACCATAACTCCCTGCATGTACCGATCGATCCATTGATCATCCGATTGTTCAAACCGAGCTGGCAAAGTGTATGGGGCTATATCATCGTCAGGACAGAAGCCGGGCAGACCAAACAAGCCATTGCCAGCCTGGAGAAAATGTACAAACAGTTTAACCCGGCTTTTCCATTCAAATATTCATTTACTGACGAAGAAATAGCCAAAAATTATAAATCAGAGCAGACGGTTGGTAAACTATCTAAATATTTTGCGTTCCTGGCCATCTTTATTTCTTGTCTTGGATTATTTGGTCTGGCGACTTTCACTGCAGAACAGCGAATCAAAGAGATCGGTATACGCAAAGTATTGGGAGCTGGTGTAGGTAATCTTGTAGGTATGTTGTCTAAAGATTTTATGCTCCTGGTAGCAGTCTCCACCCTGATTGCTTTTCCGGTTTCGTGGTATTTTCTCACTGGTTGGTTGGAAAAGTATCCTTACCGTGAAGGCATGCACTGGTGGTATTTTGGTATGGCAGGTGCACTGGCAATAATGATTGCTTTGATTACGGTCAGTTTTCAGACGATCCGGGCAGCTGTAGCCAATCCGGTCAAAAGTTTGAAAATTGAGTAAATAAGAATCAGCATCAGAAGTCAGAATCTGAAATCTGAGTCTGAAATCTAAATCTTCTTCTTATCCTTTTTTAAGGAATACCATAGTTCGACCATCCCATTTTTGTAGGCAGTCACTTCTTTCAAATTTAATAGTTGTTCTATACCCAGGTGATCAAATAATAATGTTCCATCACCCAATAGAATGGGCAAAATCGATATTCTTATTTCCTCAGCCAGATTTAATTGGATGAAATCCCTGGCAAGCGAAGCCCCACCTACGAGCCATACCGATTTATAATTGGGTCTTAATCTTTCATTCACTAGACTGGTCAGGTCGCCATCGTAAAATTCTAAATTCTGCCTTTCGTTAGGTAGGTTTCTGCTGCTCACTACTATGGTTGGTTTGTCACCATATGCCCAGCCATAAGATTTTGAAAGTTCTAGGGCGAGCTCGTATGTTTTGGACCCCATTACATAGCAGTCTATGGTCTTGAGGAACTCTACCGGATCCTGTCCGCTTACACCTCTTTCATAATGGCATGATGCCTCGAACCATGAAATGTTATTGTCCTTTTTGGCTATGAAACCATCCAGGCTGGACACCATATGGATAGTGAGCACGAAGGTATCTTGAATCATAAATTGAATAATATAAATGACTCAAATGTAAAGATCAGATACGGTGCAATCTTTTTATTCCTTAGAAAACTTATTCTCTAATAATTTTTCCTTCAGCGTCGACCTGAACGAATAAGCCAGCGTAAGCATAACTGCTCGGGTATCTGCCTTGAAATTTCTATAATTACTAAATTCAGTTGTAAAGTTTTCTACACCAGACTTCAGCGTGTTAAAAACATCGACTACAGTGAGTCCCAGCCGCGCCTTGCTATTCAATATTTTTTGCTGGAAGCCGAGATCGACGAAATACTGGGCTGATCGCTGTCCCTGGGGTGTGAGCATATTGGAGATATAATTTCCGATGAGTTGAAGTTTGCCATTTTGCCAGGGCACCAGATTGTGGATCATTTTGCCATTCCAGCCAAAGGCATCCCGGTCTGAGCCTTCCGCCACATTAGTTCCATGTATGATTTGTTGGAAGAAGGAGAGGCTCAAGTTCATATTGTATTTTGAAGAAAACTGTGCATCATAGATATTTTCACTGCCAAAGGTGATAGCACTCCCGATGTTGACTGGCAGCTGCAGACTCACCCCATTAGGTAATAACTGGTAGTACGGTCTGATTGTATTGAGTGCACTTCGATAAAACAGGTTAGTCGAAAAAGAATGTTTGTCGCCATTGGTGGTATAGCCCATCTCCAGGGCGTGGATGATCTCAGGCTTGAGATTGGCATTGCCACTGTGAGGATTGAGTGCATCGGTGATATCTACAAAAGGGTTGAGCTGTCCTGATCCCGGACGACGAATACGCTTGCTATAGCTCAAGCGGAAGGATTGATCTTTGGAGAAGGCATAAGAAAGGCTGGCATTGGGAAATAATTTGAGATAATCATTTTTGAAGTTTGTGTTTTGATCCTGGGTTTCACCAGTGTTGGTGACTTGCTCAGCGCGCAGACCGGCTGAATAGGACCAATGAGAGAGGGACCCTGAGGATGTCTCCGAATTGACGATCGCATAGGCGGCTTGAACTTCTTCATTAAAATTAAAAATATTGCTCGACTCGGTTTGTATGATATAGTTGCCGTTCTCCAGGTTGGCTGTCTCAAAATCTGCATTAAGTGAACGGAACAGGCCTTTGTAACCTGTCTCCAATATTAGGTTTTTATGGACGGGTAGCGCATAATCCAATTGTAGCGTATGAGTCGCACCATGCTCATAGTTGTGCGTGCGCTCGAGAAAAGGATCACCGAGGTTAAGATGAGAGATATCATAGTCCTGCGTGTTGATATCCGTGTTTTGCCTGTTTTTTTCGAGCGAAGAAGTAAATGATCCAGATAGAGACTTTCGGTCATCTGCAAAATTTCGC includes:
- a CDS encoding dihydrofolate reductase, producing MIQDTFVLTIHMVSSLDGFIAKKDNNISWFEASCHYERGVSGQDPVEFLKTIDCYVMGSKTYELALELSKSYGWAYGDKPTIVVSSRNLPNERQNLEFYDGDLTSLVNERLRPNYKSVWLVGGASLARDFIQLNLAEEIRISILPILLGDGTLLFDHLGIEQLLNLKEVTAYKNGMVELWYSLKKDKKKI
- a CDS encoding ABC transporter permease; protein product: MLKNFFRTAWRNLLANKTFSLINILGLALGLACSLVILLWLQDELDKDRFHLYDSRLYRVMENQNYSGEISTFESTPGLLAENIVKDIPEIQMASQFLWEEEPLFTVGNKLDKEKGRYAQKDFLKMFSFKLIKGDPASALDRPDGIVLSQKLADKYFLGEEPIGKSIRIDNKDNVTVTGVLAEIPEASSMKFDFIMSWEQWLKDNDWAKEWGNNGPRCFVLLNEQADITKVNAKIEDYIQTKNKDTNVKLFLQNFGQSYLYGQWKAGVQDGGRIEYVRIFSIVAIIILLIACINFMNLATARSLKRAREVGVRKVVGARKYQLVLQFFSESVLVSFIALLCALAMVYFFLPSFNTVTGKLLKIPFTDPAFLITVFGLTLGTGVFAGSYPAFFMSALRPITVLKGWLRFNPSATLLRRGLVVFQFALSIFLIMGMIVIYRQIAYINNKSLGFDKENLIMVPIEGDLQKNYEVFKQELSREAGIKQITSASNSPLQVGSSTGGVRWPGKDTTKSILFSNSNITYDYIKTMGIELVNGRDFDHSFSTDTVNYLINESAAKKIGYTDPVGKELTMWGDKGQIIGLMKDFHHNSLHVPIDPLIIRLFKPSWQSVWGYIIVRTEAGQTKQAIASLEKMYKQFNPAFPFKYSFTDEEIAKNYKSEQTVGKLSKYFAFLAIFISCLGLFGLATFTAEQRIKEIGIRKVLGAGVGNLVGMLSKDFMLLVAVSTLIAFPVSWYFLTGWLEKYPYREGMHWWYFGMAGALAIMIALITVSFQTIRAAVANPVKSLKIE
- a CDS encoding TonB-dependent receptor, giving the protein MSCVLLFVFTLAATQLSGQSTGKISGKITDSRTPLEFVTVTAAPLSDSTQVLKYFVTDSLGFFTLEGLPFDTYKLECRLIGYEVVARNVTLTKAQPQVILPEIDFSPGANELEGVTVTAQRKLIERTTGGFIVNTAGNLVQAGGTATDLLKNTPAVTVDADGAITLRGKSPLILVNGRNSSLGNPDNIPASSIESIEILTNPSAKYDANAESGIINIRLKKNKDNGINGAFALAGGVGAKGRISSSAVLNQKTKKWSSSLGYDNRFAGRTRDILSQRTNFFLTDQHVLDQIRHDYRTEELQNLKLNLDFTPNEKNNFAFEAIGNIEGQINNEDLNSTLYKTNNIFNSAADRFSLEKEKEKVGEMSFNYKRNFADDRKSLSGSFTSSLEKNRQNTDINTQDYDISHLNLGDPFLERTHNYEHGATHTLQLDYALPVHKNLILETGYKGLFRSLNADFETANLENGNYIIQTESSNIFNFNEEVQAAYAIVNSETSSGSLSHWSYSAGLRAEQVTNTGETQDQNTNFKNDYLKLFPNASLSYAFSKDQSFRLSYSKRIRRPGSGQLNPFVDITDALNPHSGNANLKPEIIHALEMGYTTNGDKHSFSTNLFYRSALNTIRPYYQLLPNGVSLQLPVNIGSAITFGSENIYDAQFSSKYNMNLSLSFFQQIIHGTNVAEGSDRDAFGWNGKMIHNLVPWQNGKLQLIGNYISNMLTPQGQRSAQYFVDLGFQQKILNSKARLGLTVVDVFNTLKSGVENFTTEFSNYRNFKADTRAVMLTLAYSFRSTLKEKLLENKFSKE
- a CDS encoding TonB-dependent receptor; amino-acid sequence: MESSTDLLKEITVTGNRINSTNKLDKQTYSADQFESSKGGSAIDALKNLPSVAVNSAGEISIRGSTGFLILINGKPMVTDAQTILSQLPANTIENIELITAPSSKYDADGKAGILNIVTRQGVDNGLAIIANLQGGLPSTTDFNNLEKPSRFGGDFTINFKQNKWDLSLSANYLRNDGNGRREGDVFTKNFINHTITRFPSLGERSFDRYSYGARTSINYSSNKNNVFNLGIFASKKYQQRRADIEYANSTSDLTTNTILRQLNYFNSNLQTKEGEFLVGSLDYVHTFHDKSTLSASAMYEHANLVGNTLNKNINLPDKNMVFQQVINPYTNPISGYRFKLDHSISIGTGKLESGYQFRSDHQDGKFDYEVTPNVPQSDISKFRGTAKSTNHINALYSQYGGKLSELLYVAGLRYEYASREVILSSDTNHHHLDQSNLFPSINLLFPFKETWNLKGGYSKRVQRNNNFELNPIPEREHSETLEQGDPDLLPQYVDLVEFGINHDFNKGSFFSTLYFQHIKNPIQRVNNVYADSILNRLFINASSARLIGLEMGSTTNFGRWLTLYMGANLYNYKISGELNVLGETSTINNSNWVYSLNVNTTTDLGKEWSWQVNANYVSARPTAQGEDSRFLSPNTSLKKSFLDGKLSLSLQWQNINLGFMNANQQRITTYGTDFYTTTNYIYETDVFLLNFNFKLNKLTSKAKLPNSEIGEKEF